A genomic window from Pyxicephalus adspersus chromosome 2, UCB_Pads_2.0, whole genome shotgun sequence includes:
- the MRPS33 gene encoding small ribosomal subunit protein mS33, with protein sequence MSSMTKYAFRMSCLSARIFGEVVRPTDNKSMKVVKLFSEQPMAKRKEVCDWYPQHNVYTPLMRNLRFMGLYRDEHEDFKEEMKRLRKLRGKGPPKKGEGKRASKKK encoded by the exons ATGTCCTCTATGACGAAATACGCTTTCCGCATGTCATGTCTGAGTGCGAGGATATTTGGAGAGGTTGTGCGGCCAACAGATAACAAGTCAATGAAAGTAGTGAAGCTCTTCAGCGAGCAGCCAATGGCCAAAAGGAAAGAGGTCTGTGACTGGTACCCACAACATAATGTCTATACCCCTCTGATGCGCAATTTAAGATTTATGGGCCTCTACAG AGATGAACATGAAGACTTCAAGGAAGAAATGAAACGACTGCGCAAACTGCGTGGCAAAGGACCACCCAAAAAGGGTGAAGGCAAGAGAGCATCTAAGAAAAAATAA